The nucleotide sequence GCAGGCTTATGCCACAGTGATTTAAGCTATAAAAACGTCCTTATCGATCCTGAGCAAGGTCATGCCTGTGTGATTGATATTGACGGTTTAGTGGTTCCCGGTAAATATCCGCCTGATGTGGTGGGAACCCCTGACTTTATTGCGCCTGAAGTAGTAAAAACCAGCCATTTACCGAAAGAAGATCCTAACCGTATCTTGCCAAGTATCACGACAGATAGACACGCACTTGCGGTATTAATCTATATGTATCTGTTTTATCGACACCCATTACGGGGCGGTAAAATTCACGATCTTGACGATGAAATGCGCGATGAAACGCTCTCTATGGGTGAAAAAGCATTGTTTATTGAGCACCCAACTGATCGTAGCAATGCGGTAAAACTTAATCAGGTAAAACCTTCATCGCTACCTTGGGCTGATCCTGAAAAAATCCCTTATACCATTATGGGGCCGTACTTAACGCCTCTTTTTGAAAGAGCCTTTATTACAGGATTACACGATCCTTCACAACGCCCTACTGCTGATGAATGGGAAACGGCATTAGTCAAAACGGTAGATTTAGTTCAGCCTTGTCAAAATAAAAATTGTGAACAACAATGGTATGTTTTTTCTGGAAAAACACAGCCCGTTTGTCCTTATTGCCATACGCCTTATAAAGGCCAATTGCCGATTTTAAATCTCTACTCTTCGCGCAAGGCAGGTAGCTTTAGACCTGACGATCACCGCTTAATGGTATGGAGTAATCAATCACTCTTTCCTTGGCATGTTAATCGCCTTATTGCGCCCAATGAACGCACTACTGATGAACAGAAAAAACGTGTCGGTTATTTCGTTTTTCACAATTCAACATGGTGGCTGGTGAATGAACGTATTGAGGGATTGATGGTATTGCCAGAGAAAAAACAGATAGCCATTGGCGATAAAATTGCGCTAACAGATGGGTTGCAATTTGTATTATCGACAGAAGAAGGCGGACGACTGGTTGTGGTGCAATTAGTCTCAAATTAACGATAACGAGAGAATAATCCGTTTAATTTATCGTGGGTTATTCTCTTTGCTATAAGCTATTTTTAAATCAACGTTTAAATTCCATTGTTAAATTTAAATCTTTTGTCGGTTTTCCTGACTCATAACGCCATTTTTCCATAGCTCGAATAGTCGATAAACCAAAAACCTCCACTAAAGGGGAATCTAACATCCTAATATTTTGCACATATCCATTTTCATCAATATCAAATTTAATATTTAACGCTCCCTCAATGCCTTGAGAATACGCTTTTGCAGGATAATTAGGAAATACTCGTAATAAATTCTTAGGGTGATTTTTAACCGTAAGATTTGACTCATTTATTTCACTCTGAGTTATTTTCTCTGGTTCATCGGCTAATTTTGCTTTCAATAATTGCACATCCGACTGTGTTGATTGAATAGCACATCCATTTAATAAAATGGTGCTGCAAAGTAAACTTAAAATAGCTAATTTTATTTTCATTTTTCTTTTCTGAAATAAGATTAAATATAAAGATACAATAATATATCTCATTATCATTTCTATTCTCAATTAAATATTTAGTTAAGAAAAACTGTGCAATTAATCATATTTCAGCCGTCCTATTTAAATCAAAGTCAGATCACATATTCACGTCTCACCCTTGCTATTTAGCGCTAACGTTCAATATTGGATATCAAGATCCCAGTTTATTAAGCCCCAGTATTTACAATACCGAACAGTGATAATTGGAGGGACTAATGAAAACTAAAAATAAAATCAATGTACTAGAACTTATTTCACCAGAAATGCAGCAAGTTATGCAATTTTATGCAGATAATCCTCAACCTGCGCCAGAAAGTAATGACTACCCTTCTATGCGCCTTGCTTACAATCAAGACAGACGTTATTGGAATGCAGATGCACCCGAAATGTTTAGCATTCAAGATATTTCCGTTAGCACGTCTTATGGCGAGGTACTAACACGCCTTTATCAACCCACAGAAAAAACACCCGCAACACTCTATTATCTTCATGGCGGGGGCTTTATTTTAGGGAATTTAGATACCCACGATCGCATTATGCGTTTACTCGCGTCTTATACAGGTTGTGCTGTAATTGGTATTGATTACTCACTATCACCAGAAGCACATTATCCACAAGCGATTGATGAATCAGCGCAAGTCTGCCAGTTTTATGATCAACATGCTGAACACTACGGTATTAACACTCAACACATTGGTTTTGCAGGCGATTCTGCGGGAGCCATGTTATCGCTTGCTACTGTACTGTGGTTACGCGACAAACAAATCCACTGTGGCAAGGTAAGTGCAGCTTTATTATGGTATGGATTATACGGTTTACGTGATTCCACCAGCCGTCGGCTTTATGGTGGTGAATGGGATGGGTTACGCCAGCAAGATCTAGAAGAATATGATAATGCCTATTTAACCGCGTTAGGCAATCGTGATGCACCTTATTATTGCTTATTTAATAACGACTTAACGCAAGATATTCCCCCTTGCTTTATCGCCAGCGCACAATACGACCCACTTATTGATGATAGCGTGACTCTCTTTAAAACCCTTGAAGCACATCAATCACCTTGTGAATATAAAATGTATCCAGGCACATTACATGCCTTTTTACACTACTCACGCATGATGAAAGTGGCTGATGACGCCATTCGAGATGGCGCTCATTACTTTGTAAAACAACTTAAGAATTAAAACTCAAGATTTCGAATAAAACGATAATCCGCAGACGCCTCTTTAAGTCGATACAGACTTGCAGGGCGTCCTCTCTCTGCCCGTTTTTCTCCTGTATCAATCAATAAATCAGCTTGTTCGATACGTCGTCTAAAGGATTTTTTCTGGATCTCTTTACCAATCAGAATTTCATGAACATGTTGCAACTCTGGCAAGGTAAAAACTTCTGGCAATGCAAATCCGGGAACAATCGAATAGAGTGATTTTTGCTTTAATCGCTCTCTTGCTTGTGTAATTAATTCATTGTGATCAAAAGCTAAGCTTTGTTGTGTAATCTCATCAATAGGACACCACATTACCGAATCCACGGTATCAATATGTGCTTCACACACTTGATGTGCAATCAACGCGGTATAACAGACCGTCACAGACCAACCTCTTACATCACGCAGGTTATTTCCCACTGAACAAAGTTGCTCAATATAAGGAGGGATCACACCCGTTTTCTCTTTTAATTTTCTTAGCACAGTATCTTCAAGGCATTTGTCCTGTACTTCATCGACAAATCCACCAGGTAAACCCCATTTTCCTTTTTCAGGATGCTCTCCTCTTTTCACTAACAATACTTTTAACTGCTCTTCATGATAAGTAAACAGTACCGCATCAACAGTAATCAGTGGGGATAGGAAATCACGGCGGTTATAACTGGCTAAAAAATCTTGTTCATTCATGGCGTAAGCTTTATTAGAAAACGATAAAACTATTTTAAGCCTAAACAGCAAAAAATCAAATTTTGTCATAAAGACACTAAATCAGTTGACAAGCATAGTGTCGATAGGACACAATCCAGTTATTGTCATAAGGACACTAACTGGAGATATCCTATGTTTAACTTAAATTATTTCAAAGCAGACTCATCAACATTCATTATTAAATCGGTAAACGGCAAAATTCGCCAGCAAGGTAAAGGATTGAGTTTTTGGTATAACTCAGCCACAACCTCTATTGCCGCACTACCTTTAAACGCCCAAGAAGCGCCGTTTATTTTCAACTTCCAAACCTCGGACTTTCAGGGCTTACGCATTCAAGGACAAATTTCATTTCAGGTCAAAACACCTGAAAAAGCCGCAGAAGTGCTCAATTTTAACTTGAGCAAAAACGGCAAATCTTATGCATCAGAAGATCCACTAAAACTCAGTGATCGTGTTGTGCGTATTGCACAAACCTTAATCCAAGCAAAGATCCAAAGTACACCACTTAGAGAAGCGTTATTACTCAGCCAATCATTAGTTACTTTGGTGATGGAACAATTAATTGAACACCCATCATTAGATGCATTAGGTATTGCGATTTTAGATGTCTCTATTGCGGCAATCACTCCATCACCAGAAACCTTAAAAGCACTCGAAGCCGAAGCAAGAGAATCCTTACTGAAAGAAGCCGACGATGCCATTTATGCTCGTCGTAAATTCTCGGTAGAACAAGAACGCACCATTAAAGAGGCTGAATTGGAAACCGACTTATCTGTTCAACGTAAACGACAAGAAATTGAAGAAGCACGTTTAGAAAACGAACGCACATTATTACGAGAACAGGCGGAGATTGAAAAAGAGCGCCTTGAAGCCAAAGTAAATGCTGAAGCAAAACGCAAAGAACTGGTCGCGTTAAGTGCTGAAAATCAGCGAACACAATCAGAAGCTGATGCTTATGCTATTGAAGCGACCATGCGTGCTTATCGTGAACTGCCAGTTGAAAACCTAAAAGCCATGGCACTAGCAAAAATGGACTCTCAGCAATTAATGGCAATGGCATTTGAAACCTTAGCGCTGAATTCAGGGAAAATTGGTGAGTTAAATATCACCCCTGATTTATTTAGCCAATTCATGAAAAAAGGCAATAAATAATGGATCGTAACGAAGATTTTCGCTTTGTGCTGGTGATGAGAAAAAGCCGCTTACAGGAATTAATTGAGCGTTTTAATACGTGGTCACAAGCCAAATTCTATTTAGAACATAACAATGTTGAGGTAACGGATTACCTCAACGAACACAACTTATATCAAAAACAGTTAACACAAGCAGAGCTGGTTTTAAAATCATTGGGACGTTTTCAGCTATTAGAAAGAAACTTATTACCTAGCTATCAATTCTCACCCCACGATATTGTGGTGGTGATTGGTCAAGATGGGCTGGTCGCCAATACACTGAAATACCTTAATGGGCAGCCTATTATTGCCATTAATCCCGATCCTTCAAGGTGGGATGGCAAATTACTTCCTTTTGAAATAGGTGAATTAAAAGAGACGGTGATTAATACCATTAATCAGAAAATGCCGTTTAAATCCGTGACTTTTGCACAAGCGACAACCAATGATGGCCAATCACTGTTAGCCGTTAATGATCTATTTATTGGCCCCAAAAGCCACACGTCTGCACGCTATATTTTACAATGGAGTGGTGCTCAAGAAGCACAATCTTCATCAGGAATTATTGTGTCTACGGGACTTGGCTCGACAGGTTGGTTTCAATCTATTCTCGCTGGCGCGATGGCAATCACAGGAGAAGCATCACATCCCCTGTTACAAGGATTTAGCTGGGGTGACAAAAAGCTGCAATTTAGTGTGAGAGAACCTTTTCCAAGTCGAACAACAGGCGTAGCTCTAACCTTTGGAACAATTGAGCCTGATTCACCTTTACAATTAGAATCTTTAATGCCTGAAAATGGGGTTATTTTTTCTGATGGCATCGAAGATGACTATTTACAGTTTAATGCAGGCTGTATAGCACATATTGGTATCGCGGACATACAAGGCCAACTGATTAGCCCTAAAGGGCGTCAGCGTATTTAGGCTTGATGAGGGTGAATAAATAACAATAAAGACATGACAAAAACAGAATAAATCTATTAATTATCAATTAATTAAATCGCCACCAACTTCACATTGTGTATTATTAAACACAGTAATAAAGTCAGCATTGGCACACTGATTATTTAAACTCAATTTCACCATCTCTTGATATGACGGAGAAAACCGAAGTGAAGAAGCGTGTTCTAGTGATTTATCGCCAAAAAAAGAAGAAAAAAGTTGAAGATCAGGGCAAGCATCCATGCTCACCTGATCTTCGATTGCCGTTATTAACATCCGTTGTTCTAACGTCATATTGTCTCGATGCCATCCTTGAGCAATCCAACCCAAACTAAACGCCATGAGTGCAATCCATGCATATAACGCTTGTGTGTTGAACATGACCTAGCTCCTTAGTCATTCGAGACAAAACTTATTTCATCGACTTTTATTATAAAGATCAGCTTTTAACACTTTTCACTTGAACGCTATGCGAAATCCTTTCACACTCAGTCCTCAACTATTGAAAAGTATTTTTACTCACTTCCTTGTTAACTTGTAATAGACATCCTTGTCTATTGCTTTCTACTCACACTGAAAAACAACAGAAAAAATAAATAATAAATTCAATATGTTGCTCATCTCCGTATGATTTAACGTGAAGCCATTATCTACAAACTTTGTATTTTAGGCTAGTAAGTTTGTTCGGTTAACATCGGTTATGTGTGTTTATCCGACAATAACCGAACTAACCCACCCATTTAAAACAATTTTATTTGTTTTTGGCACCTTTAAATCGCTTCAAAACAATTATTTACATCAAAAAACAATAATAAGACTGGTTATAATACAAATTTAAGCTAATATAGAAAGCATGATAGAACTGATAACAAAGAGAAAAATAACATGCGTGTCCTAACTATTTATTGTCCTGAATGTGGCGAAAAAGCGCTTATAAAGAAAAGTAATCGTAAACACAAAGAGCTGTCTGATCTCTATTGTGCTTGTCGTGATCCCGAATGCGGACATACCTTTGTTTTAAACCTCACGTTTAGTCACACTCTTATGCCAAGTGCAAAAAACAAAGATACGTTGTTATTAGATGTGATTAAAAATCTTTCTCCAGAGCAACGAGAGAAAGCACTTACTCTTTTGCAAGGCATGTAATCATCTCGAACAGACACTCTTTTTTTCATTTATTTTTATGATCTTGCTCCCATTCTGACAGGTTATTTGACTAACCTATTCTTATAGAAAGATAAATGATGTAGATTCATTTTTAAGCTAAATAAAAATAATTCTTATGTTTTAAATAAAACAAACGTCGCCTATTGATGCCGTGTTTACCAATCCTTTAATAAATAATGTGTCAGCCCCCAAACCAGAAACCTCATTTCTGGTTTGAAGACTAAACACAAATTTCAAATGGAGCATTTAAGATGAAAAAGCTGATTAATCGAGTTGATGATGTGTTATCTGAACAACTACAAGGCTTTGCAAAAGCCCATCCTGAAATCAAACTTCATCCCTCCTCTTTTTATGTCACGCGAAAAGATGCTCCAGTAAAAGGTAAAGTTGCTCTATTGTCTGGCGGTGGTAGCGGACATGAACCCATGCATGCAGGTTTTGTCGGTAAAGGAATGCTTGATGGTGCATGTCCTGGTGAAATATTTACGTCACCAACACCTGATAAAATGTATGACTGTGCCAAAGAGATTGATAGCGGTGAAGGCGTTTTAATGATCGTGAAAAACTACACCGGTGATGTGCTTAACTTTGAAACAGCGACAGAACTGCTTCATGACGATGGTGTAAAAATTGCAACTGTATTAGTTGATGATGACGTGGCGGTAAAAGATAGCTTATATACCGCAGGACGCCGTGGTGTTGCCAATACCGTTTTAATAGAAAAACTACTGGGTGCGGCAGCAGAAAGAGGCGACTCTCTTAATGAACTGGTTAAATTAGGTCATCACATTAATAACAATGGTTTTTCCATCGGCATTGCCTTAGAAGCTTGTACCGTTCCAGCCGCAGGAAAACCTTCTTTTACTTTA is from Proteus columbae and encodes:
- a CDS encoding ogr/Delta-like zinc finger family protein, with the protein product MRVLTIYCPECGEKALIKKSNRKHKELSDLYCACRDPECGHTFVLNLTFSHTLMPSAKNKDTLLLDVIKNLSPEQREKALTLLQGM
- the dhaK gene encoding dihydroxyacetone kinase subunit DhaK; this translates as MKKLINRVDDVLSEQLQGFAKAHPEIKLHPSSFYVTRKDAPVKGKVALLSGGGSGHEPMHAGFVGKGMLDGACPGEIFTSPTPDKMYDCAKEIDSGEGVLMIVKNYTGDVLNFETATELLHDDGVKIATVLVDDDVAVKDSLYTAGRRGVANTVLIEKLLGAAAERGDSLNELVKLGHHINNNGFSIGIALEACTVPAAGKPSFTLPENEMEFGVGIHGEPGIDRRKFSSLNDTVDAMFNTLIENGHYQRVIRNWDRESGTWIEENQEKQPLKSGDRVIVLVNNLGATPQSELYGVYNRLTQCCEKFGLTIERSLIGSYCTSLDMSGISITLLKVDNELLTLWDAPVNTPAMVK
- a CDS encoding sugar kinase; its protein translation is MDRNEDFRFVLVMRKSRLQELIERFNTWSQAKFYLEHNNVEVTDYLNEHNLYQKQLTQAELVLKSLGRFQLLERNLLPSYQFSPHDIVVVIGQDGLVANTLKYLNGQPIIAINPDPSRWDGKLLPFEIGELKETVINTINQKMPFKSVTFAQATTNDGQSLLAVNDLFIGPKSHTSARYILQWSGAQEAQSSSGIIVSTGLGSTGWFQSILAGAMAITGEASHPLLQGFSWGDKKLQFSVREPFPSRTTGVALTFGTIEPDSPLQLESLMPENGVIFSDGIEDDYLQFNAGCIAHIGIADIQGQLISPKGRQRI
- a CDS encoding SPFH domain-containing protein, whose product is MFNLNYFKADSSTFIIKSVNGKIRQQGKGLSFWYNSATTSIAALPLNAQEAPFIFNFQTSDFQGLRIQGQISFQVKTPEKAAEVLNFNLSKNGKSYASEDPLKLSDRVVRIAQTLIQAKIQSTPLREALLLSQSLVTLVMEQLIEHPSLDALGIAILDVSIAAITPSPETLKALEAEARESLLKEADDAIYARRKFSVEQERTIKEAELETDLSVQRKRQEIEEARLENERTLLREQAEIEKERLEAKVNAEAKRKELVALSAENQRTQSEADAYAIEATMRAYRELPVENLKAMALAKMDSQQLMAMAFETLALNSGKIGELNITPDLFSQFMKKGNK
- the aes gene encoding acetyl esterase — translated: MKTKNKINVLELISPEMQQVMQFYADNPQPAPESNDYPSMRLAYNQDRRYWNADAPEMFSIQDISVSTSYGEVLTRLYQPTEKTPATLYYLHGGGFILGNLDTHDRIMRLLASYTGCAVIGIDYSLSPEAHYPQAIDESAQVCQFYDQHAEHYGINTQHIGFAGDSAGAMLSLATVLWLRDKQIHCGKVSAALLWYGLYGLRDSTSRRLYGGEWDGLRQQDLEEYDNAYLTALGNRDAPYYCLFNNDLTQDIPPCFIASAQYDPLIDDSVTLFKTLEAHQSPCEYKMYPGTLHAFLHYSRMMKVADDAIRDGAHYFVKQLKN
- a CDS encoding TonB family protein — protein: MKIKLAILSLLCSTILLNGCAIQSTQSDVQLLKAKLADEPEKITQSEINESNLTVKNHPKNLLRVFPNYPAKAYSQGIEGALNIKFDIDENGYVQNIRMLDSPLVEVFGLSTIRAMEKWRYESGKPTKDLNLTMEFKR
- a CDS encoding helix-hairpin-helix domain-containing protein → MAEIITCTTQSGKIVQYVNEIIGSGSMKDVYFSPDRTYVVAFYKTKQNAQAKDRIDMITGSYRHNIFEQSGGEYWKNLFCWPTDVVEHQGKIGIVVPTYQSHFFFKYGSKNNDFLAIKGREKEGKWFASANNQNKFLDPRERGNLLNYLKVCLLLSRAVRRMHAAGLCHSDLSYKNVLIDPEQGHACVIDIDGLVVPGKYPPDVVGTPDFIAPEVVKTSHLPKEDPNRILPSITTDRHALAVLIYMYLFYRHPLRGGKIHDLDDEMRDETLSMGEKALFIEHPTDRSNAVKLNQVKPSSLPWADPEKIPYTIMGPYLTPLFERAFITGLHDPSQRPTADEWETALVKTVDLVQPCQNKNCEQQWYVFSGKTQPVCPYCHTPYKGQLPILNLYSSRKAGSFRPDDHRLMVWSNQSLFPWHVNRLIAPNERTTDEQKKRVGYFVFHNSTWWLVNERIEGLMVLPEKKQIAIGDKIALTDGLQFVLSTEEGGRLVVVQLVSN
- a CDS encoding NUDIX hydrolase, whose amino-acid sequence is MNEQDFLASYNRRDFLSPLITVDAVLFTYHEEQLKVLLVKRGEHPEKGKWGLPGGFVDEVQDKCLEDTVLRKLKEKTGVIPPYIEQLCSVGNNLRDVRGWSVTVCYTALIAHQVCEAHIDTVDSVMWCPIDEITQQSLAFDHNELITQARERLKQKSLYSIVPGFALPEVFTLPELQHVHEILIGKEIQKKSFRRRIEQADLLIDTGEKRAERGRPASLYRLKEASADYRFIRNLEF